One window of the Cytophagales bacterium genome contains the following:
- a CDS encoding OmpA family protein: MKLHITILLLYSLSFLNAQDEKLIKRLEKDAKEYFRIEEYHNALPLYLKLDSISPDNPEYNYRIGVCYLHSNNEPFSLTYLQRAEKMNYKDEKLNYRLGKALHFNHQFDAAIEAFHKYLRTLKSDDTGDRKLMEEVNRYIGQCHIGRKLLTKPLDIRIENLGPVINSRFPDYAPVISADETVLIFTSRRDNTTGGYIDEEGKYFEDIYISYKEKIYIDNEKQYKYSDLLKKFGIKKTDTLINQGTFKVTEQWTKPQNMKINTETHDACVAISPDGQKLFTYKTNRSAIRSGDIYVSELTGNEWSIPQRLPDEINTKGWEPSCSISADEKKLFFSSDREGGFGGTDIYMSVKLPNGKWSVAKNIGPKINTPYDEDAPFIHPDGKTLYFSSKGHESIGGFDIFTSVYVEEMDDWFAAKNIGYPINTSGDDIFFVWSADGKRGYFSSVRDDSYGDKDIYVVYRPESEISLVVLKGHVLNSKTNEPIGATIVFMNNTDTKLIGYYNSNSFTGKYTIILPPGKNYGITVEAPGYLFHSENFDLPDLQDYKEIEKDILLDPIEIGKKSILRNVFFDYAKAHLRDESKPELERLYVLLKRNSTLKIKISGHTDNHGSHEYNIQLSQSRAQSVVDWLINRGTEKERLTAVGQGETQPMTPNENADGSDNPEGRQLNRRTEFEII; encoded by the coding sequence ATGAAATTACATATAACAATATTATTGCTATACTCATTGAGTTTTTTGAACGCCCAGGACGAAAAACTAATAAAACGTCTGGAAAAAGATGCAAAGGAATACTTCCGTATTGAAGAATATCATAATGCACTGCCCCTCTACTTAAAGCTCGATAGCATATCCCCGGATAATCCTGAATACAATTACAGAATAGGGGTTTGCTACCTGCACTCAAATAATGAACCGTTTTCGTTGACTTATTTACAACGGGCAGAAAAGATGAATTATAAAGATGAGAAGCTAAATTATCGTCTGGGCAAAGCGCTGCATTTTAATCATCAGTTTGACGCAGCAATAGAAGCGTTTCATAAATACCTGAGAACCTTGAAATCTGATGACACTGGCGACAGGAAATTGATGGAAGAAGTAAACCGCTACATTGGCCAGTGCCATATAGGAAGAAAATTATTAACGAAACCATTGGATATTCGCATTGAAAATCTAGGCCCTGTAATTAACAGCCGTTTCCCCGATTATGCACCGGTAATATCGGCTGATGAAACAGTACTTATTTTCACATCAAGGAGAGATAATACCACTGGCGGCTATATTGACGAAGAAGGTAAATATTTTGAAGATATTTACATTTCCTATAAAGAAAAAATTTATATAGACAATGAAAAACAATATAAATACTCAGATCTACTCAAAAAATTTGGTATAAAAAAGACTGATACATTGATAAACCAGGGTACCTTTAAGGTAACGGAGCAATGGACAAAACCACAAAACATGAAGATCAATACCGAAACGCATGATGCCTGCGTTGCAATTTCTCCTGACGGGCAAAAGCTTTTTACCTACAAAACCAACAGAAGCGCTATCAGGTCTGGCGATATTTATGTAAGCGAATTGACCGGCAATGAATGGTCAATCCCCCAAAGACTACCCGATGAGATCAACACCAAAGGATGGGAACCAAGCTGCAGTATTTCTGCTGATGAAAAAAAACTCTTCTTTTCTTCCGATAGAGAAGGCGGATTTGGTGGAACCGATATCTATATGTCTGTAAAACTACCAAATGGTAAGTGGTCAGTAGCCAAAAATATAGGCCCGAAAATCAATACACCCTATGACGAAGATGCTCCTTTCATTCATCCGGACGGAAAAACACTCTATTTTAGCTCAAAAGGCCATGAAAGCATCGGGGGATTTGATATTTTTACAAGCGTTTATGTTGAGGAAATGGATGACTGGTTTGCAGCAAAAAACATTGGCTATCCTATCAATACTTCCGGGGATGACATTTTTTTTGTGTGGTCAGCCGATGGAAAAAGAGGGTATTTTTCATCAGTCAGAGATGACAGTTATGGAGATAAGGATATCTATGTTGTTTACAGACCTGAATCAGAAATTTCACTTGTGGTATTAAAAGGGCATGTATTAAATTCCAAAACGAATGAACCAATAGGTGCTACTATTGTATTTATGAATAATACCGATACTAAATTAATTGGATATTATAATTCAAACAGCTTTACCGGTAAATACACCATCATATTACCACCCGGCAAAAATTACGGAATCACTGTAGAAGCGCCTGGTTATTTATTTCATTCGGAAAATTTTGACCTCCCTGATCTTCAAGATTATAAAGAAATAGAAAAGGATATTTTATTAGACCCTATTGAAATCGGGAAAAAAAGCATACTCAGGAATGTATTTTTCGATTATGCAAAAGCGCACTTAAGAGATGAATCCAAACCGGAATTAGAAAGATTATATGTGCTTCTAAAAAGAAATTCTACCTTGAAAATAAAGATCTCCGGCCATACTGATAACCATGGATCCCATGAATACAATATACAGCTTTCCCAGTCAAGAGCTCAATCGGTAGTTGACTGGCTCATTAACAGAGGCACGGAAAAAGAAAGATTAACTGCGGTAGGACAGGGTGAAACACAACCAATGACTCCAAACGAGAACGCTGACGGAAGCGATAATCCCGAAGGCAGGCAACTGAATCGCAGAACGGAGTTTGAGATAATCTAA
- a CDS encoding OmpA family protein — MKNIKSLYTLCPANWRGHALCTMRLFTTGLALIVFTNAYAQNIKKIMQKADYFFEESDYKAAIPLYLEALELDPQGVNKYYKKTFAGVATTQYRLGLCYLQTTFKTKSIPHLKKAFKMNPLVHAEVQYHLGLAYQLNHRFDEAIASFRSFKGTLSEKEQIKIQELNRKILECKNGIEMVKNPVKAKLDNLGPVVNSKYNDFAPVISADESILMFTSRRPGSIGGDQDEFGEHYEDIYTSYNIDGNWTEPRNMGKPINTNDHDATIALSPDGKRLFIYNSDNGGDIFYSELKGDIWSKPQGFGKNINSKNTEPSVSMTSDHKTIYFSSNKPGGYGGLDIYMSKLDAKGKWGQAINLGPVINTKYDDDAPFIQVNGRDLYFSSRGLKGMGDYDIYRSTLKGGVWSEPENLGYPINTAGADIYFVLSADNKHGYYASDKEDGIGAKDIYMISMPERKKIAAVTTKRKTIKTNPKKKIIAPVKKVKTVTAITILKGTIRDDFTKKPLDAKVVVIDNAKNQTIFQETADPLTGKYQVDLPSGKNYGIRAEKKDYMFHSENVNIPASEGFQEITKDIYLKKIAIGTKVVLKNIFFDLGKANLRPESGAELVKLATLLQENPTIKIEISGHTDNASSWAYNKKLSENRAKSVVDYLRFEGIEEWRLRYAGYSFDKPIASNDTKAGRQLNRRVEFEIIGN, encoded by the coding sequence ATGAAAAACATCAAGTCTCTATATACACTATGCCCCGCCAACTGGCGGGGCCATGCGCTATGCACCATGCGTTTATTTACAACAGGGCTGGCTTTAATAGTTTTTACAAATGCTTATGCCCAGAATATAAAAAAAATCATGCAAAAGGCAGATTATTTTTTCGAAGAAAGTGATTATAAGGCTGCTATACCGTTATATCTTGAGGCATTGGAATTAGACCCTCAAGGGGTAAACAAATATTACAAAAAAACTTTTGCCGGTGTAGCTACTACGCAATACAGGTTAGGACTTTGTTATTTACAAACCACCTTCAAAACAAAATCTATCCCGCATCTTAAAAAAGCGTTTAAAATGAATCCTTTAGTGCATGCCGAGGTACAATACCATTTAGGGTTGGCCTATCAATTAAACCATAGATTTGATGAAGCAATCGCTTCTTTCAGATCATTCAAAGGAACTTTGAGTGAAAAAGAGCAGATAAAAATTCAGGAATTAAACCGGAAAATACTAGAATGTAAAAATGGGATTGAGATGGTCAAAAATCCTGTAAAAGCAAAATTAGATAATTTAGGGCCAGTTGTCAACTCTAAATATAATGATTTTGCACCTGTTATTTCAGCAGATGAATCAATATTAATGTTTACTTCAAGGAGACCGGGTTCAATAGGGGGCGATCAAGATGAATTTGGAGAACATTATGAAGACATTTACACTTCATACAATATTGATGGCAACTGGACAGAACCCCGTAATATGGGAAAACCCATCAATACTAATGACCATGATGCCACGATAGCGCTTTCTCCTGATGGTAAACGGCTATTTATTTATAATAGTGATAATGGAGGCGATATCTTTTATTCAGAACTTAAGGGAGATATATGGTCGAAACCCCAAGGCTTTGGTAAGAATATTAATAGCAAAAATACAGAACCATCAGTATCTATGACTTCTGATCATAAGACAATTTATTTTTCATCTAATAAACCTGGCGGTTATGGGGGATTAGATATTTATATGAGTAAGCTAGATGCAAAAGGTAAATGGGGGCAAGCAATTAACCTTGGCCCGGTTATCAATACTAAATACGATGACGATGCACCTTTCATACAAGTAAATGGCAGAGATTTGTATTTTAGCTCAAGGGGACTTAAAGGAATGGGAGATTATGATATTTACAGGTCTACCTTGAAAGGAGGCGTATGGTCAGAACCGGAAAACCTGGGTTATCCTATTAATACTGCAGGCGCTGACATATATTTCGTTCTTTCTGCTGATAATAAACATGGTTATTATGCTTCTGATAAAGAAGACGGGATAGGTGCAAAAGATATCTATATGATATCAATGCCTGAAAGAAAAAAAATTGCAGCGGTTACTACCAAACGAAAAACGATCAAAACAAACCCCAAAAAGAAAATTATAGCGCCCGTAAAGAAAGTCAAAACAGTCACTGCGATTACTATACTTAAAGGCACAATCAGGGATGATTTTACCAAGAAACCTTTGGATGCAAAGGTCGTGGTAATTGATAATGCAAAGAATCAAACGATCTTTCAAGAAACAGCAGATCCACTTACCGGTAAATACCAGGTTGATCTGCCTTCAGGGAAAAACTACGGCATTCGTGCTGAAAAAAAAGACTATATGTTCCATTCAGAAAATGTTAACATTCCTGCAAGCGAAGGTTTCCAGGAAATCACCAAAGATATATATCTGAAGAAAATCGCTATAGGCACCAAAGTAGTGCTTAAAAATATATTCTTCGATCTCGGTAAAGCTAACCTGAGACCTGAATCAGGAGCAGAGCTGGTAAAATTGGCAACGCTTCTTCAGGAAAACCCTACGATAAAAATAGAAATTTCAGGACATACAGATAACGCAAGCTCCTGGGCATATAATAAAAAACTTTCAGAGAACCGGGCAAAGTCGGTAGTTGATTATTTAAGGTTTGAAGGCATTGAAGAATGGAGGTTGAGATATGCGGGTTACTCTTTCGACAAGCCCATCGCTTCTAATGATACTAAAGCAGGCAGACAGTTGAATCGCAGGGTGGAATTTGAGATTATTGGAAACTAA